The Fodinibius saliphilus genome has a segment encoding these proteins:
- a CDS encoding RNA polymerase sigma factor, whose amino-acid sequence MDYSDLVNALQENDTKKANELITALRPRLIAFLRIHMNATQADAEDCAQDALLNSIEIINEDRIEKPEQVVSYILSTCRNTYLKMQKKKRPEAVEDISTRNQQDPRQLQSLLDKEQKRLLKLCMEQLKEKYQTFMQYWFDHPDAQAKKVANHFDISVSNTWTRKHRIIKKLNECYTKKSKL is encoded by the coding sequence ATGGACTATTCTGACTTAGTAAATGCACTGCAAGAGAACGACACGAAAAAAGCGAATGAGCTCATTACAGCTCTTCGCCCTCGCCTTATTGCTTTTTTACGCATTCATATGAATGCTACACAAGCAGATGCTGAAGATTGTGCTCAAGATGCGCTCTTAAATTCTATTGAAATCATCAACGAAGACCGAATTGAAAAACCCGAACAGGTTGTTTCTTATATTCTTTCTACCTGTAGAAATACATACCTGAAGATGCAAAAGAAGAAACGTCCGGAAGCTGTTGAAGATATTTCCACAAGAAACCAACAAGACCCGCGTCAACTCCAGTCATTGCTGGATAAAGAACAGAAGAGGTTACTTAAGTTGTGTATGGAACAACTAAAGGAAAAATACCAGACATTCATGCAGTATTGGTTTGACCACCCCGATGCCCAGGCAAAAAAAGTAGCAAACCACTTTGATATCAGTGTGAGTAATACCTGGACTCGTAAACATCGTATCATTAAAAAGTTAAATGAGTGCTATACCAAAAAAAGCAAATTATAA
- a CDS encoding tetratricopeptide repeat protein translates to MNNISRDIELEKQIDAYVKGKLTEEQVEALWEKLLLRPDYIKLLETELGVQSILEETSSDDESSTEVNDKDTIYSFKQSWKWIAAAASVAILVVAINFLQQDTSQSIQEMALKNIDVSTNISSAPVLRSQKATIAPADSLLNRGFQATISGNVKEAMQFYEKIITQYPDETAAVKAYLNKGIIQYNSGEFKSSISSFVEVVENVEENPVTEEKAYWYMGNAYINLEKLSKAREAIHTAYSMDGIYRKPAYRILRKLDHELGNVDFDDFDQQMKEG, encoded by the coding sequence ATGAACAATATTTCAAGAGACATAGAACTGGAAAAGCAAATAGATGCCTATGTAAAAGGAAAGCTCACTGAAGAGCAGGTAGAAGCCTTATGGGAAAAACTTCTGTTGCGTCCAGACTATATTAAACTGTTAGAAACTGAATTAGGTGTACAATCGATTCTAGAAGAAACCTCTTCTGATGATGAGAGCTCAACGGAAGTAAATGACAAAGATACCATTTATTCCTTCAAGCAATCATGGAAGTGGATTGCTGCTGCAGCCTCAGTTGCAATTTTAGTGGTAGCTATTAATTTTTTGCAACAGGATACGAGTCAATCAATCCAAGAGATGGCTTTAAAGAATATAGATGTTTCTACAAATATTTCTTCTGCTCCTGTTCTGCGATCACAAAAAGCCACTATCGCTCCAGCCGATTCACTATTAAATCGAGGATTTCAAGCAACAATTTCCGGTAATGTAAAAGAAGCAATGCAATTCTATGAGAAAATTATCACCCAGTATCCTGATGAAACAGCTGCTGTAAAAGCTTATCTCAACAAGGGTATTATTCAATACAATTCCGGAGAATTTAAGTCTTCAATCAGTTCCTTTGTGGAAGTTGTCGAAAATGTAGAGGAAAATCCGGTTACCGAAGAGAAAGCATATTGGTATATGGGCAATGCCTATATCAATTTGGAGAAACTTTCAAAAGCGCGAGAAGCTATTCATACCGCTTATTCTATGGATGGGATCTATCGAAAACCGGCCTACCGTATCTTGCGAAAACTGGACCATGAGCTTGGCAATGTCGATTTCGATGATTTTGACCAGCAAATGAAAGAAGGATAA
- the ruvB gene encoding Holliday junction branch migration DNA helicase RuvB has translation MQNPLLDASDSDRDFEQNLRPTRISEFIGQKKVVRNLSVFIQAAQKRDEALDHVILSGPPGLGKTTLAHIIANEMGVQIKPTTGPVLEKPGDLAGMLTNLEEGDVLFIDEIHRLNPVVEEYLYSAMEDYKLDIVIDSGPNARSIQIELNRFTLVGATTRKGLLTAPLRARFGIDMRLDYYDVELLQRIALRTAAILNMGITDTGAHEIARRSRGTPRIVNKLLRRTRDFAQVENMDTINDAIADKALNALDVDQNGFDEMDIRILKAIIENYDGGPVGLGTLGVAVGEDKGTIEEVYEPYLIKEGFLQRTPKGRITTRKAFEYLGVTPPEEENE, from the coding sequence TTGCAAAACCCTCTATTAGATGCTTCCGATAGCGACAGAGATTTTGAGCAAAACCTCCGCCCTACTCGTATAAGCGAGTTTATAGGACAAAAAAAGGTTGTTCGAAATCTTTCTGTATTTATACAAGCTGCCCAAAAACGAGACGAGGCACTAGACCATGTAATTCTCTCGGGACCTCCGGGACTTGGAAAAACTACTCTGGCCCATATCATCGCAAACGAGATGGGGGTTCAAATAAAGCCTACTACCGGTCCTGTACTTGAAAAGCCGGGCGATTTGGCAGGCATGCTTACTAATCTCGAAGAAGGAGATGTGCTTTTTATCGATGAGATCCACCGACTTAACCCGGTTGTAGAAGAGTACCTTTATTCCGCGATGGAAGACTACAAGCTAGATATTGTTATTGACTCGGGGCCGAATGCCCGAAGTATACAGATTGAACTAAACCGGTTTACACTAGTAGGGGCCACCACTCGCAAGGGACTGCTAACCGCACCGCTACGAGCTCGTTTTGGTATTGACATGAGACTGGATTATTATGACGTGGAGCTGTTACAACGTATTGCTCTACGTACAGCAGCAATTCTGAATATGGGTATTACTGACACCGGGGCCCACGAAATAGCGCGCCGTAGCCGAGGCACACCACGTATTGTAAACAAACTTCTTCGGCGTACTCGCGACTTTGCCCAAGTTGAAAATATGGACACCATCAACGATGCTATTGCCGATAAAGCTCTGAATGCTCTTGATGTAGATCAAAATGGTTTTGACGAAATGGATATCCGCATACTCAAAGCTATTATCGAAAATTATGATGGGGGGCCGGTAGGGCTGGGTACTCTTGGTGTTGCTGTTGGCGAAGACAAGGGGACTATTGAAGAGGTCTATGAACCCTACCTTATTAAAGAAGGATTCTTGCAACGTACTCCCAAAGGGCGTATTACTACCCGTAAAGCGTTTGAATATTTGGGTGTAACTCCTCCTGAAGAAGAAAATGAATAG
- the metK gene encoding methionine adenosyltransferase, whose amino-acid sequence MKNLFTSESVSEGHPDKVADQISDSILDAMLSQDPESRVAVETLVTTGLAVISGEVTTDAYVDVQEIARQVIRDIGYTKNSYRFDSESCGVLTTIHQQSPDIAQGVDEGDDKKMGAGDQGMMFGYATTETDTYMPMSLQYSHDLLRKLAHIRKNTTLLPYLAPDSKSQVTVEYDENGDPKRIDTIVISTQHDEDVSQPQIKQDLKKHLIPEVISEELMDPETILHVNPTGKFVIGGPHGDTGLTGRKIIVDTYGGRGGHGGGAFSGKDPSKVDRSAAYASRHIAKNIVGAGLADECLVQLAYAIGIAEPVSVNVDTYGTGKVEDIKLADAIKKTFDLTPSGIISRFDLLRPIYSKTAAYGHFGREEFPWEKLDYTDKIQNAL is encoded by the coding sequence ATGAAGAACCTCTTTACCTCTGAATCTGTCTCTGAGGGACATCCTGATAAAGTTGCTGATCAAATTTCTGACTCTATTCTTGATGCCATGCTTTCGCAGGATCCCGAATCTAGAGTAGCAGTAGAAACATTAGTAACAACCGGACTTGCAGTAATCTCCGGCGAAGTTACTACTGACGCTTATGTAGATGTACAAGAGATAGCCCGACAAGTCATACGCGACATTGGATATACGAAAAACTCATACCGGTTTGATTCGGAGTCTTGTGGTGTTTTAACCACAATCCACCAACAAAGTCCTGATATTGCTCAAGGAGTGGATGAAGGAGATGACAAGAAAATGGGTGCCGGTGATCAGGGAATGATGTTCGGCTATGCTACAACAGAAACCGATACCTATATGCCAATGAGCCTGCAGTATTCCCACGATCTGCTGCGCAAACTCGCTCACATTCGTAAAAACACGACCCTTCTACCATATCTGGCACCCGACAGTAAAAGCCAGGTTACGGTTGAATATGATGAAAATGGTGACCCCAAGCGTATTGATACCATCGTTATTTCTACGCAACATGATGAAGATGTTTCTCAACCCCAAATCAAACAGGACTTAAAGAAACATCTTATTCCAGAAGTAATTTCTGAAGAACTAATGGATCCAGAAACAATTCTGCATGTTAACCCTACAGGTAAATTTGTAATTGGCGGCCCACATGGCGACACCGGCCTTACAGGTCGTAAGATCATTGTTGATACCTACGGTGGACGAGGAGGTCACGGTGGAGGTGCTTTTTCCGGAAAAGATCCTTCTAAGGTAGACCGCAGTGCAGCATATGCATCACGGCATATCGCAAAAAATATTGTAGGTGCCGGTCTTGCTGATGAATGCTTGGTACAGCTGGCCTACGCTATTGGCATTGCAGAACCGGTTTCTGTGAATGTTGATACCTATGGTACGGGCAAAGTTGAAGATATTAAATTGGCTGATGCCATTAAGAAAACATTTGACCTAACCCCAAGTGGCATCATAAGTAGATTTGATTTGCTGCGTCCCATTTATTCAAAAACAGCAGCATACGGGCACTTTGGACGCGAAGAGTTTCCGTGGGAAAAGCTGGATTATACCGACAAGATCCAAAATGCTCTTTAA